In Archangium violaceum, the following are encoded in one genomic region:
- a CDS encoding BON domain-containing protein encodes MADRRRHGMERQGLGQDPERGTRRDVTERGRDMGRTREARDEDRGPGRGYREEDRDRGRFGGGGGMRGSGYGDRDVGRYGRGYEYGGDEDRGRFDQDSREEYQRGGLMRGAPGVRAAGGPGEEFGEGFWSEVTRERTRGDFNRYGDRGAVRTQPYDTDRWDRGTYALGAARDPEDMRRYGWGEGWSQDQGNDRGYEPPRVQSSYIEQRPRTGYATSPTRDMDREMGHGAGRGGMQGAYPYYEQSPELPRRQGRGPRNYQRSDERIREDLCERLMRGWMDADDVDVRVEKGEVTLTGTVKSRDEKRAIEDVAEDILGVKEVHNEIRVAREQQRDQGQERRVEDRGSKQEGRTLQ; translated from the coding sequence CCAGGACCCGGAGCGGGGCACCCGGCGAGATGTCACGGAGCGCGGGCGGGACATGGGCCGCACGCGAGAGGCCCGCGACGAGGATCGGGGCCCGGGCCGCGGCTACCGCGAGGAGGACCGGGACCGGGGCCGCTTCGGGGGTGGCGGAGGCATGAGGGGCAGCGGCTACGGCGATCGCGACGTGGGCCGCTACGGCCGGGGCTACGAGTACGGTGGTGACGAGGACCGGGGACGTTTCGACCAGGACAGCCGTGAGGAGTACCAGCGTGGCGGGCTGATGCGGGGCGCGCCGGGCGTACGCGCCGCTGGCGGCCCCGGCGAGGAGTTCGGCGAGGGCTTCTGGAGCGAGGTGACGCGCGAGCGCACCCGGGGCGACTTCAACCGCTACGGGGACCGCGGCGCCGTGCGCACGCAGCCGTACGACACCGACCGCTGGGACCGGGGCACCTACGCCCTGGGCGCCGCGAGGGACCCCGAGGACATGCGGCGCTACGGCTGGGGCGAGGGCTGGAGCCAGGACCAGGGGAACGATCGCGGCTACGAGCCCCCGCGCGTGCAGTCCTCGTACATCGAGCAGCGCCCGCGCACCGGCTACGCCACCAGCCCCACGCGGGACATGGACCGCGAGATGGGCCACGGCGCCGGCCGTGGCGGCATGCAGGGCGCCTATCCCTACTACGAGCAGTCCCCCGAGCTGCCCCGGCGCCAGGGCCGGGGGCCGCGCAACTACCAGCGCTCGGATGAGCGCATCCGCGAAGATCTCTGCGAGCGGTTGATGCGGGGCTGGATGGATGCCGATGACGTGGACGTCCGGGTGGAGAAGGGCGAGGTCACCCTCACCGGCACGGTGAAGAGCCGCGACGAGAAGCGCGCCATCGAGGACGTGGCCGAGGACATCCTCGGCGTGAAGGAGGTCCACAACGAGATCCGGGTCGCCCGCGAACAGCAACGCGACCAGGGACAGGAGCGCCGGGTCGAGGATCGGGGCTCGAAGCAGGAAGGCCGGACGCTGCAGTGA